Below is a genomic region from Brassica oleracea var. oleracea cultivar TO1000 chromosome C9, BOL, whole genome shotgun sequence.
TTCTCCGGTGAGCTACCAAACACACTGTTTTTCAGGAAACTCCCGCTCTCTGTTCTCGAATCGAACAGAGGACTCTTTATCTCGACCCGACCCGATAACGAGACCCAAACCCGACACCGCTCCGCTGTTAAACTAGCCATGTCGATTCTTGTCGCAGCAAGCGTCGTCCTCGTTCTCATGGCGGTTTACACTCTCGTCAAATCCCAACGCGTCGCCGGGAAACAAGAGGAGTTAGACACGTGGGAAGTGACTCTCTATCAGAAACTGGACTTCTCCATCGACGACATCGTCAAAAACTTGACGTCGGCTAACGTGATCGGAACCGGAAGCTCCGGCGTAGTTTACAGAGTAACGATCCCGTCGGGAGAAACTCTAGCGGTGAAAAAGATGTGGTCAAAGGAAGAGACCGGAGCGTTTAACTCGGAGATCAACACTCTCGGATCGATCCGACATCGGAACATAATACGTCTCTTGGGTTGGTGTTCGAATAAGAATCTGAAACTCTTGTTTTACGATTATCTCCCCAACGGAAGTTTAAGCTCTCTGCTTCACGGCGCTGGTAAAGGAAGAGGAGGAGCTGATTGGGAAGCTCGATACGATGTCGTTTTGGGAGTTGCACATGCACTCGCTTATCTCCACCATGATTGCCTCCCTCCGATCCTACACGGCGACGTTAAAGCTATGAATGTCTTATTAGGTTCCCGGTTTGAACCATTCTTAGCCGACTTTGGTTTAGCCAAACCCGTCTCCGGTGGTGAAAATACCGATATAGATTCATCAAAATCAAGTAACCGGCCTCCGTTAGCTGGCTCTTACGGTTACATGGCTCCAGGTAAATTTCATAAACACTCATATTAATTTCTACGTTATTATAAAAAAAAATTCATAATAGAACTATCTTTTTGATTAACAGAACATGCGTCCATGCAACGTATAACCGAAAAGAGCGATGTGTATAGTTTCGGAGTGGTACTATTGGAAGTGTTAACCGGAAAGCATCCACTGGATCCGGATCTACCAGGAGGTGCACATTTGGTTCAATGGGTGAGAGATCATCTAGCCAAGAAGAAGGCTCCAGGAGAAATCCTCGACCCTAGGCTCCGTGGACGAGCCGATCCAATAATGCATGAGATGCTCCAAACGTTAGCGGCCGCATTCCTCTGCGTGAGCAATAAGGCAGCTGATAGGCCTATGATGAAAGATATTGTGGCGATGCTTAAAGAGATTAGGCAGCTTGACGTCGGACGATCCGAAAACGATATGATGAAAGGCGGAAAATGCGAAAAATGGCAGCCGCAGCCGTTGCCACCGGAGAAGTTTGTCACTCCTCGAGGTTCATCTAATTGTTCGTTTGCGTTTTCGGATGACTCCGTATAGAAACCATATAGAGCTACAATTAGTGTGACGACATTTATAAATTGAAAGGGTATGTGAATATTTGTTGCCAATGATTTGTTCGAAGAATCAGAAAGAAATAATCTCTTGGCTTACTTTTTATGGTTTGAGAGTTTTCATATATTTTATTGCGTCGAGTTATGAATGTAATGTACAACTACTACATTAGTTTGAAGTGATTTATTCTCTTTTCTTAATTTCAGAGTAATATAAACAAAACATAAATGGAGTATCCAGGCCAGTAAATGAAAACAAACGTCTTTTGATTAATTTTCTTGAACAAAGGCTTAAATGCTTAACCAAAAAATTCAAATATTTTACATACGCCATCATAATTCCGATAACAAAAACCCATATATAGATAATGATTCGTATTAAGTCCAGTTTACATGATAATTGCGAATTTAAGATTGTATGCATGTGAGTATGAATAATTCATATAATAGTTTGAATATTAATCCACACTTATATTATCTAAAAAGAAATATGAAGTTAATAATGTATTTTGAGTATTTTGAAGAATTTAAGATATAATTTTTGGGGGATATGGCAGGTAGTGTTTGGAGTTACATACAGAGGAAAGATTCGTGTTTCTTTTTTCTTTAAATCTGTTCAGTTATATAATTGTTTAAACTTTAAAGTTTTGGATGTTTACTGATCTTGTGAAACTGAGAAGAAAGGCTTTGGACATGGGATCACGTGGACCCACGCGCCACCCCATCACATGATCATGTGTTGTCTGAAAACAATGACTTTCCAGCCAACAAATCAACCATTTTATCATCTACGAATAATATTCTAAATACATCTAGTATTATTTTTTTGTAATATAATACTAGATTGAAGATTGAGCAAACGAAAAAAACTTTGTGTGCACACAATAATAATAGACCACATGCTTAAACCAAGTATAAGAACGACAGATTCAGTTTTGTGCGTGTTGCTTCTCTTTGTTTGTGTATTGTCATGCGCTTCTTATCTTGAAGTTCAAGATTTTGATAGTGACTTATAAAAAATCTTAAACTAATCCAGATTAAATTTTGAGAACCGAGGAGTATTAACATTGCAAAGAACATAATCTAGAAATAAAGTTTATTTCGACTTCTAAATTATTTATGTCTTGTATGATATTATCAATGGTTATTTTACGTGTTCACGATGACCAAAGAATACGAAAACAACCACTAGAAAGCAAATTTAACGCACAGTTACGTTTTTTGTAAACTAATGCAACTATTAGTTTCAAGTTCAACACATTAAATTATAATTATAACTATTTATAAGATATGACTCGTATCAGAAAAGGGTTAACCGACAAAAGGAACCAACAGGTAATGATGATTATCCGGAAAGTACGGGAACCACTTCGTGTTTCGATTCGATGTATGTTATGACATACTAACTTAAAACATTACATCATCTCATCATGATTTCACCAGTTCATGTGTTTCCTCAATTTGGATTTATGTATCTAACCGTATTATAACATTACATCATCATCTCACGTTTTTTACCACTTCATCAGTTCATGCGCCAATGAGAACGTGTTTCTCCAAAATTTATTTGGTTTGTCTCTAACCGTATGATATAATTTTCCTTGAATGAGTTCGAATGAGGCATACCGATTGTGGGGTCCATTCCGGGGGAAGGCTTACCGAACTTTTGAGTCCCGACCGTTATGTTATGGCGGCAAATAACAGGTCCAAAATCCATCCTTACAACCTCTCTCTAACACAAACAAAGTCTTATTAACTTTTAGCTCCATGCAACGTAGAAACCAACTTTTACATTTCCATGTTATTAAGTACTCCAAAGCATCATTTATAAATTTCAAATGGCAAGTAAAGCAAACGCAAACATAAAGTGGCATGTAGAATCTGCAATTCTTGAATATAGATACATGAAGATGCTATACCTGCAGCCTTTAGAAACGAAAGTGATAGACTCTTAACATCTGTGACCGAGGATGGATAATTAGATCAAGCACCTCTAGTTTTTGAATTACCGACACCAATGACAAACCAGCTTTTATCCATCTGTACTTTTCACACGACACACTTTAGGCGCACTTTGGTGGTCGGAGTTGCATATATGTACATGCAATAAACTTAAATCATGTATTGAAAGGATATGGAAATTTTTTTTATCAAGAGTTTTAAGGATACATAATATATATGTAAGATACATGAGTTCCAAGTTTTGAGTTCGATCAATCAAACCCCTCACTGCGGGTATTCATGAAGTAAATCAAAATTGTTTCCAGAGCTTGAAGGGTTCTACTTTATATGGGGGAAACCAGAAGATTTAAAGATGATTTGGCTGTAACTGAATCACCGATCTTCTAATCATCGTCGGTACCGAAATATCGGTCTCCGAACTCACCCATGCCGGGAATGACACGGAACTCTTCGTTTAGCCCGTGTTCAATCTCTGATGTTACTATCTTTAATCTTGGAAACTTCTTGCAGACCACATGAACACCTTGGGGCGCCTGGCTCAATAAAAAGAAAGAATCTTTAGGGGATAGCGAGGGATTATGAAAGATATGTGAAGGGCCATGCGCGATTTCTTACGCTTATAAGGTTTAGAAATATGATGTTTCCCTCAGGAACACCTTTGCTTATAAGAAGTTTGATAGCTTGAACTGCTGAGTTTCCTGAAACAAAAATGCAAGTTACAAAACTAAGTTATTTACCACTTAAACCTAGAAAGAAAGCAAAGTAGTTTTAGGTGGAAAACAGAATACAAAGGTTAAGGAACCTGTGCCGAGGATAGGATCCAACAAGAGGACATGCCTTTCCGAGATATCATTAGGAAGTTTCTCATAAACAAGCTGCAGGAAAGTGCTATTAGAGAGATCTAGAAAACTGAGACAAAGATATTTGCTTATTATCTATTATACCTGTTGACCGTTGTCGCCTTCCCTGTGAATTAGGATCTTCCCTATTTTGATACCTTTGCAACATGCCCGCAACGCATTCTCCATGCTCTCACCACTATGATTTTCTCATAATAAACCGTAAAGTAGATATGAGAGCTGAACATGTAAAGTCTGTGAAAGTTTTGCTTGGATGGACTTAAGTTCGTAGAAGCAAATACCTCCTAATCACGGAGACACCACATAACCGTTTACAGAAATCCACACCAGAATATACAGATCCTGATAATAAGGTTACCAGAAATATATCTCTTAATATTGAAAAATAAACGATATACATATATATATCTACAATTAATGCTAGTGAATTCACTAAAATAATTGCCAAAAACATGCTTTACCGGTGGGAGTGATGACCTGCATTTCAGTAAAAGGCAGATGACCAAGACCATGCTCTACAACCTTTAGACAAAGCAAACACAAAATCAGATGACGGAAACGAGACATGTATAAGGAAAAACTCCATCAACTGTTCGTGAGAACTTAGACCTACCAGTCGGATCAATCGATCAGAATAAAAGACAAAATCATGTTTGGTTGTCTGGGAATCACGTATAAGGGTGTGCATCCCTCGTATCTGAAAGAGGACATAAGTTATATTGGTGGCTAAAAGACGTGATTGTGACCGTGGCTAGTGTTAGAATGAGCTGCTATATTATTATCACCTGAAATGTTGACTGTATAACATATAGATTAGGGTATATTTTACAGAGATCATGCTGACCCAGCTTGGTGCAGATATGCTGCACGATTAAGTCAATAGCTACGTGGTTATCCCCGCCACGAGGAATGATGATGTCTGCATACTTCTTCGTTGGAAGAATGAAGTCATCAAAAGCAGGCTTCACAAACTTTGAGTACTGCACCCAAAAATTGGTTTGCTTCAGATACAGTCATGTCCGTGAAATCTAATGCGGTTGATAAAGAAGATATTCTTGGGCTAACCTGATCGAGTACTGTGCCAATATCTCTATCATTTTGAGAAGTATCTCGTTTTATCCTTCTAGCCAAGCGCACATCAGCATCTGCACAGAAACAAACTCATAAGAATTGTGTAATGCTAGATTTTACAGATTAATTCAGAGAAGAGGTGATATGAAAGACTGACCAGTATCCACAAAGATCTTCATGTTCATCAATCCTCGGACTCGTGGATCGTGGAATAGAAGTATCCCTTCAAGTAATATTACATCCGAAGGGTTTACCTGCCAGATCATTTCCAAATTCAAAGCATCTTTAACAAAAACATAAGACAAAATATATATATATATATATATATGTCTTGTTAAGTCTTCAACCAGATAGAAGCTATTCAGGAGAGTACAATCTTTATAAGGAAGTAGGCTTCTCAAGTAGTTTTAATATTACAGTACGGTTTTGAGAGCCTTCAAATTCTGTGCCATAATGCAATAGTAAGAAAGAAAACGGTACCCTTCTTGAAACGCTGCTTTTGTAAGTTTTGAAGTCGTATTTTGGGATATCCACAGCTTGTCCTTGCCTCAGTTTCTCCATACAGGACAACAAATGGTCTGTGTCAAATGCGTCTACAGGAAGACAACAACAAAAAAATCATAAGAGCCGAGGATGTGAAGAAGACAGGCTACATAAAAGAGAAAAGAGCAATCACGAAACTGCCACTAAAGAATCTGTGTTGTTTATGGCTTTATAATCCAGTGAAGACAGAGAAAAGTATATGCTCTAATGAGTATACTCTTAGCATTACGAATATACAGCAGACACATCCCATAGATGTTC
It encodes:
- the LOC106313143 gene encoding uridine kinase-like protein 4 produces the protein MGSTSKSVVDMIEASSKVHYSGFHMNGHISGVEPSAALQGTTDIQRQPFVIGVAGGAASGKTSVCDMIIQQLHDQRVVLVNQDSFYHSLTEDELARVHEYNFDHPDAFDTDHLLSCMEKLRQGQAVDIPKYDFKTYKSSVSRRVNPSDVILLEGILLFHDPRVRGLMNMKIFVDTDADVRLARRIKRDTSQNDRDIGTVLDQYSKFVKPAFDDFILPTKKYADIIIPRGGDNHVAIDLIVQHICTKLGQHDLCKIYPNLYVIQSTFQIRGMHTLIRDSQTTKHDFVFYSDRLIRLVVEHGLGHLPFTEMQVITPTGSVYSGVDFCKRLCGVSVIRSGESMENALRACCKGIKIGKILIHREGDNGQQLVYEKLPNDISERHVLLLDPILGTGNSAVQAIKLLISKGVPEGNIIFLNLISAPQGVHVVCKKFPRLKIVTSEIEHGLNEEFRVIPGMGEFGDRYFGTDDD